A window from Candidatus Nitrosotenuis uzonensis encodes these proteins:
- the rpl12p gene encoding 50S ribosomal protein P1 — protein MEYVYAALILHKLKMEVNEANISNIIKATGATVNEAQVKALVSALADVNIEEAIKAAPVAVAAAPAAAAAAAAPAAEAKKEEAPGKSEEQAMEGLASLFG, from the coding sequence ATGGAATACGTTTACGCTGCATTAATTTTGCACAAACTAAAGATGGAAGTTAACGAAGCTAACATTAGTAACATCATAAAGGCTACCGGAGCTACAGTAAATGAGGCCCAAGTCAAGGCGCTCGTTTCAGCCCTCGCAGATGTAAATATCGAAGAGGCAATCAAGGCAGCACCAGTCGCAGTGGCAGCAGCACCGGCAGCGGCAGCAGCTGCAGCAGCACCGGCGGCAGAGGCCAAGAAGGAAGAAGCACCAGGTAAATCTGAAGAACAGGCCATGGAAGGTCTTGCTTCTCTATTCGGCTAA
- the leuS gene encoding leucine--tRNA ligase — protein MIPWNEIERKWRNIWTSQKEFEIEPDHRPKKFVTVAYPYPNSPQHIGHGRTYTLADVHARFLRMQGFNTLFPMGFHYTGTPILGMAKRVQEGDRELIENFEKIYHVPQSTIKEFVEPVKIADYFHEEIKQGMIEMGYSIDWRREFTTIDPVYKKFIEWQFRKLKSLNYIVQGSHPVGWCPKDQNPVSQHDTQGDVEPDFTEYILVKFHLDGMIIPTATLRPETIFGVTNLWINPQITYQKVKVDDEIWLVSPECARKMEFLNKTVSLIQEVPGSEFVGKHVTIMDKNIPIFPASFVESQTGTGIVMSVPAHAPFDYQALVDYQKKDPTISITPISIIRTDEFGEIPAKEIVERLGIKDQDDTRLDEATNELYSKEFYSGVLRENTGRFAGLKVSDAKEEIKAWLAESKNSDVLLELNNGPVRCRCGAECVVKLLNNQWFLNYLDQSWKDKANLCFERMSILPNEIRTEFNYVVGWLRQRACARQHGLGTNLPWDQGWIVESLSDSVIYMAYYILAKYVNAGELSADNLTDEFFEFVFFEKGNASEISARCKIQQKTLSRIRYDFAYFYPVDARHSGRDLVPNHLTFFVLNHVAIFPENLWPKQIVVNGSVLMDGKKMSKSMGNIIPLRKAISDYGADPIRLAIIISAELLQDADFNLESVNTIKSKLETIYDDCVKYKSGTSPSMQSEDKWILGKLDSLITQTTGAIEKMRLREALHHILFSFESDLQWYLKRTEAKGRTDISGILHKILSVRVAMLSPFAPHIAEEMWERLGNPGLASRSEWPRATNEADKIAMQSEELLQSTIDDIKNVLKVTKISPQKIILYTADSWKSKAFQKIARSVISGQTNIGAIIKDLIADPETENIKKDPDFVKKSVNSILAESTEMRKIRANTEPIDEGRILASELSGLVKKEFAVDIQVFAESDPSKFDPKNKARMARPFKPALYIE, from the coding sequence ATGATTCCATGGAATGAAATAGAAAGGAAATGGCGCAACATATGGACATCTCAGAAAGAGTTTGAGATAGAGCCAGATCATAGACCGAAAAAATTTGTCACTGTGGCATACCCGTATCCAAACTCTCCCCAACACATAGGGCATGGTAGGACCTACACGCTAGCTGATGTACATGCACGTTTTTTGCGTATGCAGGGATTCAACACATTGTTTCCGATGGGTTTCCATTATACAGGCACGCCCATACTTGGTATGGCAAAACGCGTTCAAGAAGGAGACAGAGAACTAATCGAAAATTTTGAAAAGATATATCACGTTCCGCAGAGTACGATAAAGGAGTTTGTAGAGCCTGTCAAGATAGCAGACTATTTTCATGAAGAAATCAAGCAGGGAATGATAGAGATGGGATACTCGATAGACTGGAGGCGAGAGTTCACCACCATAGATCCCGTCTACAAGAAATTCATAGAATGGCAGTTCAGAAAACTCAAATCGCTTAACTATATCGTGCAGGGCTCTCACCCGGTGGGCTGGTGTCCAAAGGATCAGAACCCGGTATCACAGCATGATACACAGGGGGACGTGGAACCAGACTTTACCGAGTACATTCTAGTAAAATTTCATCTGGATGGAATGATAATACCAACAGCTACGCTAAGGCCGGAGACAATTTTTGGAGTAACGAATCTTTGGATAAATCCGCAGATAACATACCAAAAGGTGAAAGTAGATGATGAGATTTGGCTTGTTAGTCCAGAATGTGCAAGGAAAATGGAATTTTTGAACAAGACAGTATCATTGATCCAAGAAGTTCCAGGTTCCGAGTTTGTAGGCAAGCATGTTACCATAATGGATAAGAATATACCAATTTTTCCAGCAAGTTTTGTCGAATCTCAGACAGGTACTGGAATCGTTATGTCTGTTCCTGCACATGCGCCGTTTGACTATCAAGCACTTGTAGATTATCAAAAAAAGGATCCCACCATAAGTATTACACCCATTTCAATTATCAGGACGGATGAATTTGGCGAGATTCCGGCAAAAGAGATTGTCGAAAGGCTTGGGATCAAAGATCAGGATGACACAAGGCTCGATGAGGCTACAAATGAATTGTACTCAAAGGAGTTCTATTCTGGTGTTCTCAGAGAGAATACAGGGAGATTCGCAGGACTCAAAGTCTCAGATGCCAAAGAAGAAATAAAGGCATGGCTTGCAGAATCCAAAAATTCTGATGTGCTTCTGGAGCTCAATAACGGGCCTGTGAGGTGCAGATGCGGGGCAGAGTGTGTTGTAAAGCTGCTCAACAACCAGTGGTTTCTCAATTACCTTGACCAATCATGGAAGGACAAGGCAAACCTGTGTTTTGAGAGGATGAGTATACTTCCAAACGAGATCAGAACGGAATTCAACTATGTGGTGGGCTGGCTTCGGCAAAGAGCATGTGCAAGACAGCACGGTCTTGGAACCAACCTCCCCTGGGACCAAGGATGGATTGTAGAAAGTCTTTCCGACTCGGTAATTTACATGGCATATTACATTTTGGCCAAATATGTCAATGCCGGAGAATTGTCAGCTGATAACCTGACAGACGAATTCTTTGAGTTTGTGTTTTTTGAAAAAGGAAATGCGTCTGAGATATCTGCAAGGTGTAAAATACAACAGAAAACCCTCAGTAGGATTCGCTATGATTTTGCTTACTTTTATCCAGTAGATGCAAGACATTCTGGCCGTGATCTTGTCCCAAACCATCTAACATTTTTTGTGCTAAATCATGTTGCTATATTCCCAGAAAATCTGTGGCCAAAGCAGATAGTAGTAAATGGTTCGGTGCTAATGGACGGAAAAAAAATGTCAAAGTCCATGGGAAACATAATTCCACTACGTAAGGCAATCAGTGATTATGGTGCGGATCCCATTCGACTTGCCATAATAATATCAGCTGAGCTTCTGCAAGATGCAGATTTTAACTTGGAATCAGTCAATACCATAAAGAGCAAGCTTGAGACGATTTACGATGATTGTGTAAAGTACAAGTCCGGAACCTCTCCCTCCATGCAATCAGAGGATAAATGGATTTTAGGTAAGCTGGACAGCCTGATCACACAAACTACAGGCGCTATTGAAAAGATGAGATTACGAGAAGCCCTTCATCACATCCTGTTCAGTTTTGAATCAGACTTACAGTGGTACCTAAAAAGAACCGAAGCGAAGGGAAGAACTGACATCTCAGGAATACTGCACAAGATTCTCAGTGTGCGAGTGGCAATGCTATCTCCGTTTGCACCTCATATTGCAGAGGAAATGTGGGAAAGGCTTGGGAATCCAGGTTTGGCATCAAGATCAGAATGGCCAAGGGCCACCAACGAAGCTGACAAGATTGCAATGCAATCAGAGGAGCTTCTCCAGTCAACCATAGATGACATCAAGAATGTTCTCAAGGTAACTAAAATATCACCGCAGAAAATTATCCTGTACACTGCAGATTCGTGGAAGAGTAAGGCGTTCCAAAAGATAGCAAGGTCTGTGATCTCCGGCCAGACAAACATAGGGGCCATCATAAAAGATCTCATAGCAGATCCGGAAACCGAAAATATCAAAAAAGATCCAGATTTTGTCAAAAAGTCGGTAAATTCCATCTTGGCTGAATCAACTGAAATGAGGAAGATTAGGGCAAACACAGAACCCATAGACGAAGGCAGAATCCTTGCTTCCGAGCTCTCAGGGCTTGTAAAAAAAGAGTTTGCAGTAGACATACAGGTGTTTGCAGAGTCTGATCCTTCCAAGTTTGATCCTAAAAACAAGGCTAGGATGGCAAGACCGTTCAAACCGGCCTTGTACATAGAATAG
- a CDS encoding 50S ribosomal protein L10 — translation MHENRTVYPQKKAQMYQQLQELPKKYKVMALVRMEKVRSSQLLPLRKKFLGQVEVISIKDKVAKKALSTLSIPGLQKLVESLTGQCVLMFTNMSPFKLNVLLGKNKVMMYARGGDIASIDVTVPAKNTGIAPGPMLTEFKEAGIPTKIDQGTIWILKDSTPVKKGQPVPEKLATLLQKLDIKTVEAGILLDTAIEDGIQYKREELIIDLEQYRNLFAQAHQEAVSLSIEAAYITADNIKQVLAKAAQGSRSVAIEAGYMTDETKEQVLQRANARAQAVASKAKGYTPA, via the coding sequence ATGCACGAGAACAGAACAGTCTATCCACAAAAGAAAGCTCAGATGTACCAGCAGCTACAAGAATTGCCAAAAAAATACAAGGTCATGGCACTTGTAAGAATGGAAAAGGTAAGATCCTCACAGCTGTTGCCGTTACGAAAAAAGTTTCTAGGTCAGGTTGAAGTAATCAGCATAAAAGACAAAGTTGCAAAAAAGGCACTTTCCACTTTGAGTATCCCAGGGTTGCAAAAGCTCGTAGAGTCCCTTACTGGACAGTGTGTTCTCATGTTCACAAACATGTCTCCGTTTAAGCTGAACGTTTTGCTTGGAAAGAACAAGGTGATGATGTACGCAAGGGGCGGAGATATTGCAAGCATCGATGTCACAGTTCCTGCCAAAAATACGGGAATTGCTCCTGGACCGATGCTCACCGAATTCAAAGAAGCAGGCATTCCAACCAAAATAGACCAGGGAACAATCTGGATTCTAAAGGATTCCACGCCGGTAAAGAAGGGCCAGCCAGTGCCTGAAAAACTTGCCACACTGCTCCAAAAGCTTGATATCAAGACTGTTGAGGCAGGAATACTCCTTGATACTGCGATCGAGGACGGCATACAGTACAAAAGAGAAGAGCTCATAATAGATCTAGAACAGTACAGGAACCTGTTTGCACAGGCGCATCAAGAGGCAGTTTCGCTTTCAATCGAGGCAGCATACATTACAGCCGATAACATCAAACAGGTGCTTGCAAAAGCAGCTCAGGGCTCGCGTTCTGTTGCAATAGAGGCAGGCTACATGACGGACGAGACAAAAGAGCAGGTCTTGCAAAGAGCGAATGCGAGAGCCCAGGCAGTAGCCTCAAAGGCAAAAGGATACACTCCTGCATAG
- the alaS gene encoding alanine--tRNA ligase encodes MNKEEILAKFSSEPDRYYKVKLFEEQGFIRKSCSVCKRFFWTLDGRNQCPEHSDDTYSFIGNPPTSKRFDYTDAWRQVESFFVKNGHTSISRYPVVCRWRDDLYFTIASIVDFQRVMGSKVVFEFPANPLIVPQTCLRFKDIENVGVTGRHFSSFCMIGQHSIPNGSGYWKDECVDLDFRLLTDAFGINKSEIVFVEDVWAGGGSFGSSLEYYVRGLELGNAVFTEFQGELGNHTTLDQRIIDMGAGLERFAWITMGTPTAYDCCFGPITEKLLQKSGIDFDSVMLTRYFTEIAKGLEKYPDLSHVRRSAIKESGLTDDKMTRIITPLEGIYMIADHLRTLIFAISDGALPSNVGGGYNLRIILRRIMATIDRLGLRVDLDELIDSHIDYLKKTYPELEQYRSEVKTIIGIEVGRYHESKSRMEKIAHNLKSQKKVLNVDDMIRLYESDGVTPDYLKEYNVISEIPDSFYTKLSDLHQSEKKKAVEEFDLTGIPETDLLFYKDDPVKFDAKVLRVLKSKFVVLDRTSFYARGGGQEPDHGRINGQSVIDVTKHGNVVLHEISGIAPKEGQLVSCEIDIDRRSGITKHHTSTHVINSSARNVLGSWVWQHSAFKEKDYGRLDITHHSSLTDEEIRKIESFANTVIQKNLPVTIQEYERGQAEQTFGFRIYQGGVVPVKSVRIVRIEDFDVEACGGTHVRRTGELGLIKITKSERIQDGVIRLEFVSGRSAIEFVQKQEEDIISIIKSLGSNREKIIKSFEHAMSDSESAKKKLKQLIKRTSSTVARQAIESAKRFGPIKFYSTIDEELDEEFHIAVGEDAIRQEPTLLYCALVVRGSGIRIIVFAGEQAQFKAGDLVKEISSKLGGSGGGDARFGQGGGKDTARLAEAISHAELLIKKTVNV; translated from the coding sequence ATGAATAAGGAAGAGATTCTTGCCAAGTTTTCATCCGAACCGGACAGGTATTACAAGGTCAAGCTGTTCGAAGAGCAGGGGTTTATCCGCAAATCATGCTCTGTGTGCAAGCGGTTTTTCTGGACCTTGGATGGCAGGAATCAATGCCCGGAGCATTCTGATGACACTTATTCGTTTATTGGAAACCCTCCAACCTCAAAGCGTTTTGACTATACTGATGCATGGAGGCAGGTAGAATCGTTTTTTGTAAAGAACGGTCATACGTCAATTAGCAGATATCCAGTAGTGTGCAGATGGAGAGACGATCTTTACTTTACAATCGCATCCATTGTTGATTTTCAAAGGGTGATGGGCTCAAAGGTCGTATTTGAGTTTCCTGCAAATCCGCTCATAGTTCCCCAAACGTGTCTGAGATTCAAGGATATTGAAAATGTCGGGGTCACAGGAAGGCATTTTTCCAGTTTTTGCATGATTGGCCAACACAGCATACCAAATGGCAGTGGATACTGGAAGGACGAATGTGTAGACCTTGATTTCAGACTCCTAACAGACGCATTTGGAATAAACAAAAGCGAGATAGTCTTTGTTGAAGATGTGTGGGCCGGAGGCGGTTCCTTTGGTTCATCGCTTGAATACTATGTAAGAGGCCTTGAGCTTGGAAATGCCGTGTTCACCGAATTTCAAGGTGAGCTTGGAAACCACACTACGCTTGATCAGAGAATCATAGACATGGGCGCAGGTCTTGAAAGATTTGCATGGATAACGATGGGCACACCAACGGCGTATGACTGTTGCTTTGGACCCATAACAGAGAAACTACTGCAAAAGTCTGGAATCGATTTTGACTCCGTGATGCTCACCAGGTATTTTACAGAAATTGCAAAGGGGCTTGAAAAGTATCCGGATCTTTCTCACGTAAGAAGGTCGGCCATAAAAGAATCCGGACTGACTGATGATAAGATGACCAGGATAATCACACCGCTTGAGGGAATTTACATGATTGCAGATCACCTAAGGACGTTGATTTTTGCCATATCCGATGGAGCACTTCCAAGCAACGTGGGAGGCGGGTATAACCTCAGAATAATACTCCGCAGAATAATGGCCACCATAGACAGACTCGGATTGCGAGTTGACCTTGACGAGCTAATCGATAGCCACATAGACTATCTGAAAAAGACATACCCGGAGCTTGAGCAGTATAGATCAGAGGTAAAAACCATAATAGGAATTGAAGTAGGCAGGTACCACGAATCAAAATCCAGGATGGAAAAAATTGCCCATAATTTGAAATCTCAGAAAAAGGTGTTAAACGTGGACGATATGATAAGGCTTTACGAGTCAGACGGCGTAACCCCAGACTATCTCAAAGAATATAATGTAATATCAGAAATTCCAGACAGTTTTTACACAAAACTATCTGATCTCCACCAGTCCGAAAAGAAGAAGGCTGTTGAGGAGTTTGACCTCACTGGCATTCCTGAAACTGATTTGCTGTTCTATAAAGACGATCCTGTAAAATTTGATGCCAAGGTACTCAGAGTACTGAAAAGTAAATTTGTAGTGCTTGATAGAACGTCATTTTATGCAAGGGGCGGAGGGCAAGAGCCCGATCATGGCAGGATAAACGGCCAGAGTGTAATAGATGTCACAAAACATGGCAACGTTGTATTGCATGAGATAAGCGGCATCGCCCCAAAGGAAGGCCAATTAGTATCATGTGAAATAGACATCGATAGGCGCTCCGGCATTACAAAGCATCACACCAGCACCCATGTAATCAACTCATCTGCAAGAAACGTACTTGGCTCTTGGGTGTGGCAACACTCTGCGTTCAAGGAAAAAGACTATGGGAGACTGGACATAACTCATCACTCCAGCCTAACAGATGAGGAAATAAGAAAGATAGAAAGCTTTGCAAATACCGTAATTCAAAAAAATCTGCCAGTCACCATCCAAGAATATGAAAGGGGACAGGCAGAGCAAACGTTTGGATTTAGGATTTACCAGGGAGGGGTTGTACCCGTAAAATCAGTTAGAATAGTTAGAATTGAAGATTTTGACGTAGAGGCATGCGGCGGAACACATGTCAGGAGGACCGGCGAGTTAGGCCTTATCAAGATTACCAAGTCTGAGAGGATCCAAGATGGAGTCATACGACTGGAATTTGTTTCAGGTAGATCGGCAATAGAGTTTGTACAAAAACAGGAAGAAGACATCATCTCAATAATAAAATCGCTTGGCTCCAACAGAGAGAAGATTATCAAGTCATTTGAACATGCGATGAGCGATTCAGAATCGGCCAAGAAGAAGCTAAAGCAGTTAATAAAGAGAACAAGCTCCACGGTTGCACGCCAAGCAATAGAATCCGCAAAGAGATTCGGCCCAATCAAATTCTATAGTACAATAGATGAGGAGTTGGATGAGGAATTTCACATCGCAGTTGGCGAGGATGCAATAAGACAGGAGCCTACTTTACTGTACTGTGCACTTGTTGTAAGAGGATCTGGAATTCGAATCATAGTATTTGCTGGAGAGCAGGCACAGTTTAAGGCAGGTGATTTAGTAAAAGAAATATCATCAAAGCTTGGCGGATCAGGGGGCGGTGACGCTAGATTTGGTCAGGGTGGCGGAAAGGACACAGCAAGGCTTGCAGAGGCAATATCACATGCAGAGTTGCTAATCAAAAAGACAGTGAACGTATGA
- a CDS encoding trimeric intracellular cation channel family protein → MSDTTFAFLIHAIDLFGTMAFAVTGAFKAIEHKSDIVGIIILSIITGVAGGTIRDVIIGRLPPNSITDPSYVGICMASGVTLFFLYPHLHKHWNVFLKFDAIGIGVFSITGATFAYNIFGLNFLAIAFAGILTAVGGGILRDVFVNEVPIVFVKELYVTASFVGIVFFYFLLVLQAPLYAASIAGILVTTILRLVAMKYNWNLPRARER, encoded by the coding sequence TTGTCTGATACCACATTTGCATTCCTCATCCATGCCATAGATCTGTTCGGAACAATGGCTTTTGCCGTGACCGGGGCATTCAAGGCAATAGAGCACAAATCTGACATAGTCGGAATCATCATACTTTCAATAATTACTGGAGTTGCAGGCGGAACAATACGTGATGTGATAATTGGCAGACTTCCTCCCAACTCTATTACCGATCCGTCGTATGTTGGTATCTGTATGGCATCTGGCGTGACACTTTTCTTTTTGTATCCTCATCTGCACAAACACTGGAATGTTTTCCTAAAGTTTGATGCCATAGGAATTGGTGTGTTCTCAATAACTGGGGCCACATTTGCATACAACATCTTCGGATTGAACTTTCTTGCAATTGCGTTTGCAGGAATACTCACGGCAGTAGGAGGCGGAATACTGCGAGATGTATTTGTAAACGAGGTTCCAATAGTGTTCGTAAAGGAGCTATATGTTACAGCAAGCTTTGTCGGGATAGTGTTCTTTTACTTTTTACTTGTACTGCAGGCGCCGCTCTACGCCGCATCTATTGCTGGCATTTTGGTAACCACGATACTCAGGCTAGTTGCAATGAAATACAACTGGAACTTGCCAAGGGCAAGAGAGCGATAA